Part of the Myxococcales bacterium genome, TGGGTCAGCAGGCCGCCGTTGACCATTTCGATGCCGATCGAATAGCTGTTCAGGCCGATCAGATTCTGCCATTGGCTCTTCCCGGCATGCCACGCCTTTTGATTGAATGGCACCAGTTGGGTGATCGCGCCGTCGCGGTCGATGACCAGGTGCGCCGAGGCGCTCGCGTTCGGATCGACAAACCAATGGATCGCGCCCGCGGCCGTCAGGCCCGCGGTGTAATGCATGATGAGATAAACCGGCTTGATCGTTCCGCCCACATTTTTCGTCGGCACGAAATTCGCGGGCGTCTGGTCATCGAGAAACAACTTGTGCTTGATGATCTTCATGACCTTCTCCTTCCCATTCGTCATGCCGCGGCATGAGCGGTAAAATTCTTTTTCCTCGATCGAAGATTTCTCGATGGCGGTAAGGTCAGGTTGACAAAGCTATTTTAACATTAATGTCGGCAATGTCAAAAAAAATCGGTGAAAAATCTCATTTGCCGTCTGGCAGTCGGCGCGCGCCTTTGCTATATTGGTGTTCTCATTACGAGAATCGCATCCGCAGAAGGAGAAGGTGCATGAAGAATGTCGAGATGAATTTGGACGGCAACACCCTGATCATCAAAGTGGACCTGAGCAAGGAATTCGGGCCTTCCGCCTCGGGCAAGACGATCCTCATCGCCACCACCGAGGGCAACGTGGCTGTTCCCGGCGCCGAGGAAAAGAAAATCGGCCTCAACATTTACAAGAAAAAAGTCACGGCCTGACGCGGTTGCCGCCGCTCCGGCGGCGCCACTCACTCCTTGAAGCGATAACCGACCCCGCGAACGGTTTCGACGTACTTGCCGGCGGCGCCGAGCTTGCGGCGAAGGCTGACGATTTGTACGTCGACGCTGCGATCGGTCACCGGATAATCCGAACCCTTGACGGCGTCAATGATCTGGCTGCGTGAAAACACGAAACCGGGCCGTTGGGCCAGATAGAGCAGCAGGTTGAATTCGGTGGGCGTCAGATCGACGGCCTTGCCCTTGATGCGCACCTCGTGGCGCCCGACGTCGATCGCCAGATCCTGCACGCGCAACGGTGTCGCCGGCTCCTCGATCCGCACCTGGCGGCGCCGTAACGCCGTGCGGACGCGAGCGACCAGCACGCGGGGGCTGAACGGTTTGGTCAGATAATCGTCCGCCCCCAACTCGAGCCCGGTCACCACGTCGGCGTCCTCGCTTTTCGCGGTCAGCATGATGACGGGGATGGCCGCGGTCGCGTCGTTGGCCTTGAGACGCTTGCAAACCTCCAGGCCGTCCACGCCGGGCAGCATCAGGTCCAGAATCACCAGATTCGGCTTCTCGCGGCGGGCGAACGCCAGCGCGTCCTCGCCGGTCGTGACCGTGCCGACCTGATAGCCTTCCTTGGCCAGGTTGTAACGGATCAACTCCAGAATGTCTTCCTCGTCATCCACCACTAGAATCAACGGCTTGGACATCGACGACCTCCAACCGAGTATCTTGTCCGTTTCGCTCGCCCTAGTGGACAAGAGAGGCGTTTCGCGATCGTGAGAATTTGATTAAGATTCA contains:
- a CDS encoding response regulator transcription factor, with amino-acid sequence MSKPLILVVDDEEDILELIRYNLAKEGYQVGTVTTGEDALAFARREKPNLVILDLMLPGVDGLEVCKRLKANDATAAIPVIMLTAKSEDADVVTGLELGADDYLTKPFSPRVLVARVRTALRRRQVRIEEPATPLRVQDLAIDVGRHEVRIKGKAVDLTPTEFNLLLYLAQRPGFVFSRSQIIDAVKGSDYPVTDRSVDVQIVSLRRKLGAAGKYVETVRGVGYRFKE